The Arthrobacter sp. OAP107 DNA segment GCCCATCGCGACGGGTTCGGTCAGAGTATCGTCACCGCGGTAGGGCCACAGGTCCGACCCGCACACACAAGCGGCGACGAGTTTGATGACGGCGTCCGTGGATTCCTGGACGGCGGGCTTGTCGCGGTCCTCGACTCGAACGTCGCCGGGGGCGTGGAGAATGATTCCGCGCATGCTTGGTACTCCTTATGTGCTTGCTGCAATGGTTATCTCCATCAACCGGAGCCCCGCATTCGTAGCGAGGGCCCTGCTGAAACGGGTTATGGCAGACCCCCGTTAGAGGGGTCTGCCATCCCATCGAATAGTCGCGATAAGGATTAGTGGAAGGACCTGCCGCCGTCCGTTGCGAGGGCCGATCCCGTGATGTAAGAAGATTCTGCGGTTGAGAGGAAAAGAATGGCGCGGGCGATTTCTATTGGGTCGGCCACGCGGTTGAGTGCATAGTTTCCAACGTTCCCCCGATGCCCGTCGGCCATGGCTGTGTCGACCATGCCAGGACACACAGTGTTCACCCGGACTGAAGGGGCCAGTTCCGCCGCCAGGGCTTTCGTCAGCGCAATGACTCCGCCCTTGGAAGCGGCGTAGGCCGTGTACCCGGGCGAGTTCGGCAGCAGCCCCGCCGCCGAAGCGATCGTGACGACCGTTGGTGACGTTTCCTGCAGAAGCCAAGGTATGCAGCTGCGGACGACGTTGTAGGTGCCGGTCAGATTGATATCGATCACCCTGCGCCAGTCCTGCGCCGGCACGTCGACCGCGTGCCCACGAAACATAATGCCCGCCGCATTAACAACACCATCAATTCCGCTTAGAGCGGCTGCAGCTTCCGAGATGGCACTGGCGACCGCTTCATCGTCGGTAATGTCGACGGGAAAGGCCACACCCCCGATTTCGTCAGCGGCTTCCTGCAGCTTCTCCTTGTCACGATCAAGCAGCCCAACCGCTGCTCCTTCACGCGCGAACAGCTGTGCGGTACTTTTCCCGATACCGGAAGCGGCGCCCGTGATAATGATCCGGCGCCCTTTGAGCCGTTCAGTACGCGGCTCTGAATAGTCACTCATGTCGTACTTTCCCTTGTTTGTAGTTCTTGATTTCCTTCGCCGCCTGAAAGACCGGTACGCGGCAGGCCCACCCGGCTCGGGTACTCGACCGTCCTCGTCAAGCACACGCCAAACCCACAACTCGCCGCCAACAACGCTGTTAGTTGGTGTAGGGGAGTTCGCGTTCGGTGGTGAGGTCCCAGACGACTGCTTTGCGGCGGGTGTACATGGCGACGGAGTCGAAGCCGTTTTCTTTGCCGAAGCCGCTTTGTTTCATGCCGCCGAAGGGGACGGTGGGGTGGAAGGAGCGGTAGGTGTTGATCCATACCGTTCCTGCGATCAGTTCTTTGGCCAGGTGCTGGATGGTCCGTGCGTCGTTGCCCCAGACCTGGGCGCTGAGACCGAATTCCGAGGCGTTGGCGCGGGCGATGACTTCGTCGGTGTCGGTGTAGGACAGCACGCTTGCCATCGGGCCGAAGGCCTCGGTCCGGGCTGCGGGGTTGTCGTCTGTGACGTCGGCCAGGACGGTGGGCTGGTAGAACGCGCCGTTCGCGAGCTCGCCGTCCTCGGCCGGGCCGCCGCCGGCCAGGGCGACGGCGCCGGCATCGATCGCGCTTTTGACCAGGGCGTCCACCCGGGCACGGTGCTGGCGGTTGATGAGCGTGCCCATCTGCGAAGATTCCTTGGTCGGCAGCCCGACGCGGACCGTTTGTGCTTTCTGTCCGAGCCGTTCGGTGACCTGGGCGTACATCGAGGCCGGAACAAAGATCCGGGAACCGGTCACGCAGCTCTGGCCGCTCTTGGCAAAGTTCGAATGCAGCAGCGACGGGATCGCGATGTCCAGGTCGGCATCCGGGAGCAGGATCGCCGGGCTCTTCCCGCCCAGTTCCAGGAACGTCGGCACAATGTTCGTCGCGGACTGGTGAATGATGGCCCGGCCCGAGCCCGGCCCGCCGGTGAACGCGATCATCCCAATATCCGGGTGCTCGGTCAGCAGCGGCCCGACCTTCTCCCCGCGGCCGGTCACCACGCTGACCACACCGGCGGGAAGACCCGCCTGGAGGGCGAGTTCGACCATGCGGTAATTCAGCAGCGGGGCGACCTCGGGTGCCTTGATGACGATGCAGTTCCCGGCAACGAGGGCCGGGCCCGCCTTCAGGGCGACGAAGTTCGCGTTGCCGTTGTAGGGGCTGACGCCGGCCACGACCCCGAAGGGCTCGTCGAGCCCGTAGGAGAGCCGGTCGGGCAGCTGCGCGAACGTGCGGCCTTCGATTTTGTCGGCGATCCCGGCGTAATAGCGAAGCACCCGTGCGCTGTTATCGATGTCGGCCATGGCCTCCCGGCGCAGGTGGCCCACATCGGAGACCTCGAGATCGGCCAGTTCCTCGCGGTGCGCGCTGATCGCATCGGCCCAGGCCGTGAGCATCCTTGCCCTGGCCTCGGGGGCGGTGCGGCGCCACACCTTCTCATACGCCGTCTTCGCACCGGCCACCACAGCATCAATATCAGCAGGGCCGGCCTCACACAGGGTCCCGATCACCTGACCCGTGGCAGGATTCAGAATCTCCATCTCATACCCACCGGAAGGGACCACCACCCCGGCCGCGGAGATCAACCCGATCCGGCGCCCTCCCCCACCCACGCTCACATCAAACTCCTCCGACACCTTCGTACTCATACTCAACAAACTCCTTCAAAAAAAGGGCAAAAGCCCGGACTCATTCGGTGGGGCCATTACAGCCCTGGATTCGTTTCAGTAGCGCCCAGTGGGCTCTCTCTTCACTGCTGTCGGACACGAGGGTGAGGCCCAATACATGGCGCGGCCCTGCAGCACGTGGGCTGGACGGGACCCCCAGCGGACAAGGAGCCGATGCGCTAAGGCGACGGCGGTGCCTGCGCGGGCGGGACCCCTACTTGCTACTCGTTTCCTCGTTTGGGAATTTCGATGCCGTGAAGAACTCCCATTCGTTCGAAATGGGTGTAGATCCTGTCGACGTACGTTCCGAAGTCGGGGGATTCGACGAGTGCGAGCGGACGAGGACGCGGGAGATCGACAACGATCTCATCAACAACCTCGCCCGGAGTCGGGCTCATGACGAAAATCCGGTCGGAGAGACCGACGGCTTCTTCAACGCTATGAGTGATGAAGAGCACGGTGGGCCTGTTGCGCAGCCACAGCGACTCGAGGTCGGCCCTGACCTGGAGACGGGTAAGGGCATCAAGTGCCCCGAACGGTTCGTCAAGCAGAAGTACCGATGGTTCGTGGACGATGGTGCGGATAAGTGACACCCTTTGGCGCATACCACCGGACAGCTGGCGCGGATATTTATCCATGGCCTTCTCAATGTGAAGTTGTTTGAACAGCTCCGTCGCCCGGGACCGCAGTTCCTTCTTATCCAGCCCACGTATGTCTGCGTGAATCAGGACATTTTCCATCGCAGTCCTGAAATCCAGCAGGAGGTGGTCCTGGAAGGCGATGCCGATGTCGGTGAAGGGCTTGTTTACCGATGTTCCACCGACCCGGACGTCGCCCTCGGATCGATCCAGCAGTCCGGCAACCATGAGCATGAGGGTGCTCTTGCCGCAACCGGACGGACCGACGATCGAAATGAATTCCCCGGGCTTGATGTCCATTGAAACGGGCTTGAGCGCCTCAAAAGATTTCCCCGACGGGCTGTTGAACGTTTTGGCGACGCCCTTGATTGAAATGGGCAGACCTGCCGCCCTTGTCTGCAGTGCTGTGTCGTTCACTGGTGTGCCTTTCTCGATCCGTGCAGTAGCGGATCTTAATACTCATATTGACCTCGACCCCTCAAGGTGAGTTCAGACTGTAGGTTGCTACCTCTGCTCCCATGAACCTTGAGCAGACCCGGGCGCCGTCGTAGACGTCCCGGGCCCGCTCAGGAAAACTACTTGCAGCTCTTCAAGTCGCTGGCCGCGGGCAGGAAGTCGTAGGAGACCGATTTGGCCGTGTCCAACGGAGCCGGGAGCAGCTTGGCTTTGGTCAAAATGTCATTGCTTTGCTGCCAGTGCGCCGGCTCAGCGCGGCCGATAGCCTTTGCATCCCCAGCGCACAGCAGGGGGAGCAGAAATTTAAGTTCTGCCAGTACGGTCCCGTCGACAGAGTCTGGCAGAAGCTGCTTGACGGCCGCCACCGCGTGTTCGGGATTGGACCGTGCCGAAGCCCAGCCTTTGAGGCTTGCCGAAACGAATTTCTTGACTGCATCAGGGTTCTTCTCAGCAAAGCTCTGGGTGGTAAATATTGAATGTGCGACAGGAGAGACGCCATGGTCAGCGAACGGGAAGTTCTTGAAGTTCGCGTGCTGCTGTTCGAGCGAGACGGCGGTGTCCTGACCGCCCACGATGGCGTCCACATTCCCTTGGAGCAGTGCCGCCGGCATGGAGGCAAAGGGAACGTTCGATATGGTGACGTCCTTCTCGGTTAGGCCGTTCGCTTCGAGGAACAAGGGGAACAGGAAAGCGTGGGCGCTACCCTGGGGAACGGCGACCGTTTTACCCTTGAGGTCCTGGACCGACTTGATCCCCGATGAATCCAGGACCTGCATCGCAATGTTGGTCACCTGATTCACAGTTGCAACGATGACAAGCGGAGCGCCCTTTTCAATCTGCTGGCTAATGGGCACTGCGTCCGCGATGCCGATGTCTGCCTGACCATTCGCCACGAGCTGGACTGCTGTACCGGATCCTGTGCCCTGTTCAATTTTCGCGTCAATGCCGGCTTCCTTGTACAGTCCGTCGGCCTGGGCAACGGCGAAACCCGCGGTGGAAGCTGACCAGGACCAGTGCATCTGAAAGCGGACCGGGTTTTCATTGCCTCCCGCGTTGTTGGCGGACGGGGTGGCAGCGCAGCCGGCGAGCAGCATTGCTCCCGCGGCGATCGCAGCTGTGAGCAACTTGGTAATGCCTCTTTGCATAACGATTCCTCTAGATGTTGTTTGCCAATAGTTGAAGAGCGGTGAGAGCGAACGCTGGGTTAGCCCGCTGTCTGCGTTGAATACGCGCGGTTTAGGCAGCGCGGCGCTGCCACGGCGTCAGCACCCATTCGACTGCCTCCACGAGGTAATTGAGGATCACGCCAATGACGGTAAGGATGACAAGGATGGCGAACATGTACTCGGTGTCCATGGCACCGCTTGCCCGCAGCAAGGCATAACCCAGCCCGCTGTTCGAGCCCAGGAATTCGGCGACAAGGGCGCCGGTGATGGCGATGGTTGCCGAAGTCTTGATACCGGAGAAGATCACGGGAAGCGCTGCAGGAAAGCGAAGCGTCCAAAACGTCTGCCAGCGGCTTGCGCCCATGGAACGCGTCAGGTACAGGAACCTGTCATCAAGAATCCGGAACCCACTGATGCTCGCCATTAGCAAGGGAAAGAAGGTTATCAGCACGACCAGGGCAACCTTGGTGTTGAGGCTGAAACCGAGCCAAACCAACAGCAGCGGAGCGACGGCGATCTTCGGCACCAGCTGCAGGACTATCACCGGCGGGTAGACCAGTTGCTTTGCGGTCTTGGACAAAGCAATGACCAAGCCGAGGGGGATGCCGATGACAACGCTGAGCAACAGCCCGACGACGAGCACAACGAGAGTGGATTGCGTGTGGATCCAAAGGCTGCCCGCATCCGTGAACAGACGCTTGAAGACGGCAAGGGGTCCGGGAAGAAGATAGGCAGGGATCTTGAACAGCTCCACCGCTGCGGCCCAGGCCAACAGGATCGCCACGAACACGAGGGGCGGCAACGAGGACCAAGCGACCGAGCCGATTCGCCGTCTCGTTGCGGATGCTTCCCGCGGTTTGCGTGGGGCCATTCCCGGCGTTGGCAAGGCAACGGCGGATGCTGTCTGGCTCGGCCGGTCGGCCGTGAGGTTTTTCCTCGACATGAACCTTCTCCTCCTTGAGAATAACAAAAATCGCTATCCGACCCGACTGCGCGTCCGCGGAATAAGCAGCGGCTGGCGCGGTGACTTGCCTGCCGTTTTCAGCGCTGCAGGACTATGGGACAGATCACAAGACCATCTCGGGCGACGATATCCTGCATTATGGGACGTCGTCAACACATAAATCCTGTAATATGAGATTTGCCTCACGGAGGTAGGAGTGCGGCCTTCCCCTACAACCGTGCCCTGAATGCCGTATCGGTTGGTCGGCAGCGGTTTTTCCTTCTGCTGCCGATGACGCACACCAATGCCGCGGAGATTGTGGGGTCAGGTCGTGCCGATTCTGGTGCTGGTCAGCACCAGGCTTGTTTAGCCGACAAGGGCACTTTTGAGGAGTGGCAAGGACCTGCTCCATTGAAATGCTGCTCACCTGGGGCAGACCGCTTTCGAGAACATTCGGAGGAATCATGCGCACCGTTCCATTTGGACCTACAGACACTCGAGTGCCTAACGTCGTCGCTGGCATGATGCGGATCAAGGAGAGTTCCCACGAGGAGATCCGGGCACTGTACACCGCGGCACGTGAAGCTGGCATCGACTTTTTCGACCACGCTGACCTGTACGGCGGTCGACGGCA contains these protein-coding regions:
- a CDS encoding SDR family oxidoreductase, which produces MSDYSEPRTERLKGRRIIITGAASGIGKSTAQLFAREGAAVGLLDRDKEKLQEAADEIGGVAFPVDITDDEAVASAISEAAAALSGIDGVVNAAGIMFRGHAVDVPAQDWRRVIDINLTGTYNVVRSCIPWLLQETSPTVVTIASAAGLLPNSPGYTAYAASKGGVIALTKALAAELAPSVRVNTVCPGMVDTAMADGHRGNVGNYALNRVADPIEIARAILFLSTAESSYITGSALATDGGRSFH
- a CDS encoding aldehyde dehydrogenase family protein yields the protein MSTKVSEEFDVSVGGGGRRIGLISAAGVVVPSGGYEMEILNPATGQVIGTLCEAGPADIDAVVAGAKTAYEKVWRRTAPEARARMLTAWADAISAHREELADLEVSDVGHLRREAMADIDNSARVLRYYAGIADKIEGRTFAQLPDRLSYGLDEPFGVVAGVSPYNGNANFVALKAGPALVAGNCIVIKAPEVAPLLNYRMVELALQAGLPAGVVSVVTGRGEKVGPLLTEHPDIGMIAFTGGPGSGRAIIHQSATNIVPTFLELGGKSPAILLPDADLDIAIPSLLHSNFAKSGQSCVTGSRIFVPASMYAQVTERLGQKAQTVRVGLPTKESSQMGTLINRQHRARVDALVKSAIDAGAVALAGGGPAEDGELANGAFYQPTVLADVTDDNPAARTEAFGPMASVLSYTDTDEVIARANASEFGLSAQVWGNDARTIQHLAKELIAGTVWINTYRSFHPTVPFGGMKQSGFGKENGFDSVAMYTRRKAVVWDLTTERELPYTN
- a CDS encoding ABC transporter ATP-binding protein — translated: MNDTALQTRAAGLPISIKGVAKTFNSPSGKSFEALKPVSMDIKPGEFISIVGPSGCGKSTLMLMVAGLLDRSEGDVRVGGTSVNKPFTDIGIAFQDHLLLDFRTAMENVLIHADIRGLDKKELRSRATELFKQLHIEKAMDKYPRQLSGGMRQRVSLIRTIVHEPSVLLLDEPFGALDALTRLQVRADLESLWLRNRPTVLFITHSVEEAVGLSDRIFVMSPTPGEVVDEIVVDLPRPRPLALVESPDFGTYVDRIYTHFERMGVLHGIEIPKRGNE
- a CDS encoding ABC transporter substrate-binding protein → MLLAGCAATPSANNAGGNENPVRFQMHWSWSASTAGFAVAQADGLYKEAGIDAKIEQGTGSGTAVQLVANGQADIGIADAVPISQQIEKGAPLVIVATVNQVTNIAMQVLDSSGIKSVQDLKGKTVAVPQGSAHAFLFPLFLEANGLTEKDVTISNVPFASMPAALLQGNVDAIVGGQDTAVSLEQQHANFKNFPFADHGVSPVAHSIFTTQSFAEKNPDAVKKFVSASLKGWASARSNPEHAVAAVKQLLPDSVDGTVLAELKFLLPLLCAGDAKAIGRAEPAHWQQSNDILTKAKLLPAPLDTAKSVSYDFLPAASDLKSCK
- a CDS encoding ABC transporter permease, with product MSRKNLTADRPSQTASAVALPTPGMAPRKPREASATRRRIGSVAWSSLPPLVFVAILLAWAAAVELFKIPAYLLPGPLAVFKRLFTDAGSLWIHTQSTLVVLVVGLLLSVVIGIPLGLVIALSKTAKQLVYPPVIVLQLVPKIAVAPLLLVWLGFSLNTKVALVVLITFFPLLMASISGFRILDDRFLYLTRSMGASRWQTFWTLRFPAALPVIFSGIKTSATIAITGALVAEFLGSNSGLGYALLRASGAMDTEYMFAILVILTVIGVILNYLVEAVEWVLTPWQRRAA